In Raphanus sativus cultivar WK10039 unplaced genomic scaffold, ASM80110v3 Scaffold0449, whole genome shotgun sequence, the genomic window agaagaagaagaaagaaagaacaaataCTTATCTCTTTTGGTTATCTCTTTgtctgaattttttaaaaaatggatcCTACTTTGAATGATCATCAAGAGTTGGAACAAATCGAAGCTATTGATGATCTTCTTGAAGATTTCTGGTTCTTTGATAACTTACTTGACAGAAGATCAAGAATCTTGAGGTATTGCCATTCAGATCCTTATCCTCTTTCTCCTCCTTCCTCTTCCACTTGTCCTAAACCCGAATTCTCAAAAGATGGAGACTCCAATTCAGACAAGAAGCTTCTAAAAGCTCCCACCGGGGGAAAATCGGTTCCACTACCGTGTATAGTGAATAAAGAAGGTGGAAGCGAGCCTGAGAAGATAAACAAGATGAGAAGGCAGTTCTCTGAAAAGATTAGGGTTCAAGAACGAAGAGCTTACTTGCAAAAGAAGGAACCTGTCGTTCGAGAGAAGGGGATTAGAGGAAGCTCTAAAAAGAACAGAGCTGGTGGTACTAGTAGTTTTTGTAATAACAATAGTCTCCAGTGTTGCCCGATGGGAGGGAGTTTGCAGAGAACTCAGACGTTACCGAGTTACATAGGAAGAGAAGATGTTGGAAATGAGTTTCAAGATCAAGAGACTGACGATTCCAGAATGGGATTCTTGATCCGTGAAGCCATCGCTAGCTCTTCTTCTGAGTTTACTCCAACGAAACAGAACACACCAAAGGTAAAcatcttcttttcttgttctttttttttaattttttggtgtttattgattatttttctataatttcgATTTAAATGTTTCAAACGTGGTGCAGAGTTCAAGCATTCCAAGACCTAAACCACCGAGACACTCGAGATCAGAAGAAGCTATTCAAGAGATGGTGGCCAAGTCACAGAGAAGCCCAAGAGGTAAGACGCTGCGTAAGACATTAAGCAGCGTCGATACAAAAGAGCTTCTTATGTTGAAGGAATTGGACATTACCGAACCTGAGACGAACCAAGCAAATGATGAGGAAGAACAGAGGAGGGTCCCACGGGCAGCCGTGAAAAGCCGGTCTGCAGCTGTGGTGGTGGGTCAGCCGATTCCTATTTGGGTGCCAAAGGAGTCAAGAAGAGACATGAAAGCTCAGATCAAGTTTTGGGCTCGAACCGTCGCAAGTAATGTTCGACAAGAATGCTGAAAACATGCATTGGTTTTTCTTTGACAACAAATGATTCTCTCTATAAGTATAACACTCTTTTCTTTATGATCTTTCGCTCcttattttgttcaaaaaaattcatctattattttactaaatataagaaaacaaaacaaaatcataataatgTGTTCCGATGATTTGATGCCGAAAGCTTggaataatttatttatgtcAAGTAGAATGCAATAGAAGTGGATAAAACAATAAAGTGAAATACTTTGTGATTCACATATAAAGTGTATTCGAACCAGAACTCTCTAACAGAAAGAGAGGCGTTTCTTGGTGCGGTTTCAGGTGGAGTCATTGCTCTCATTACTCTATAACTTCATTACTACTAATCTACTGTTGAGTCAGGGCTCTCAATCGTCAGACTATTTCTGATAACTTCTCGGTTAGTTCCTTCTTTTCTCTTGATCGTCCTCATTGCTTGTGTCACAAGTTCTTGTTTCA contains:
- the LOC130494346 gene encoding uncharacterized protein LOC130494346 isoform X2; its protein translation is MDPTLNDHQELEQIEAIDDLLEDFWFFDNLLDRRSRILRYCHSDPYPLSPPSSSTCPKPEFSKDGDSNSDKKLLKAPTGGKSVPLPCIVNKEGGSEPEKINKMRRQFSEKIRVQERRAYLQKKEPVVREKGIRGSSKKNRAGGTSSFCNNNSLQCCPMGGSLQRTQTLPSYIGREDVGNEFQDQETDDSRMGFLIREAIASSSSEFTPTKQNTPKSSSIPRPKPPRHSRSEEAIQEMVAKSQRSPRGKTLRKTLSSVDTKELLMLKELDITEPETNQANDEEEQRRVPRAAVKSRSAAVVVGQPIPIWVPKESRRDMKAQIKFWARTVASNVRQEC
- the LOC130494346 gene encoding uncharacterized protein LOC130494346 isoform X1: MDPTLNDHQELEQIEAIDDLLEDFWFFDNLLDRRSRILRYCHSDPYPLSPPSSSTCPKPEFSKDGDSNSDKKLLKAPTGGKSVPLPCIVNKEGGSEPEKINKMRRQFSEKIRVQERRAYLQKKEPVVREKGIRGSSKKNRAGGTSSFCNNNSLQCCPMGGSLQRTQTLPSYIGREDVGNEFQDQETDDSRMGFLIREAIASSSSEFTPTKQNTPKSSSIPRPKPPRHSRSEEAIQEMVAKSQRSPRGKTLRKTLSSVDTKELLMLKELDITEPETNQANDEEEQRRVPRAAVKSRSAAVVVGQPIPIWVPKESRRDMKAQIKFWARTVASGVIALITL